The proteins below are encoded in one region of Enhydrobacter sp.:
- a CDS encoding disulfide bond formation protein B gives MSFDRLKPLPFPSQIGLAAALTSIALLAGALYFQYVVGLPPCDLCHWQRYPHIASIVLGLAAVASLAAPRPAYVFALAAIAALFVTAGIGVFHVGVEQHWWLGPQACSGQIPSGLSPAELKKYLFSAKMVRCDQAAWSLWGISMAGWNAILSGGVAIVLSLSVGRYLKEHP, from the coding sequence ATGAGCTTCGATCGACTCAAGCCGCTTCCCTTCCCGAGCCAGATCGGCCTGGCGGCTGCGCTCACCAGCATCGCCCTGCTGGCGGGCGCCCTCTACTTCCAGTACGTCGTCGGCCTGCCACCTTGCGATCTCTGCCACTGGCAGCGCTATCCGCACATCGCCTCGATCGTGCTGGGTCTCGCCGCTGTGGCGTCGCTCGCCGCTCCGCGCCCTGCCTATGTTTTCGCGCTTGCGGCCATCGCCGCCTTGTTCGTCACCGCCGGCATCGGGGTCTTCCATGTCGGCGTCGAGCAGCATTGGTGGCTAGGACCGCAGGCCTGCTCGGGCCAGATCCCGAGCGGCCTGTCGCCGGCCGAGCTCAAGAAGTACCTTTTCTCGGCCAAGATGGTGCGCTGCGACCAGGCGGCCTGGTCGTTGTGGGGCATCTCGATGGCGGGCTGGAACGCGATCCTTTCGGGCGGCGTTGCCATCGTGCTTTCGCTGAGTGTCGGTCGATACCTCAAGGAGCATCCATGA
- a CDS encoding nitronate monooxygenase family protein: MALPALLRNSLSIPVVGAPLFIVSSPDLVIEQCKAGIVGAFPALNARPKEMLEEWLKRITGELGDYKARHPDRKVAPFAVNQIVHSSNDRLQHDVELCEKYKVPIQITSLRAPDDVVKSARRYGCLVFHDVTNVAHAKRALQAGVDGLILVCAGAGGHAGRLSPFALVAEVRQFYDGCLLLSGSIANGASVLAAQAIGADLAYIGTRFIASKEAAASPENKQCIIESSGEEIVYTNLFTGVHGNYLKRSIAAAGLDPDALPEADKSKMNFGSGGNMKTKAWRDIWGAGQGVGQIHDAPPAGEIVARLKAEYEAARAALFAGETVPTSFRQAAE; encoded by the coding sequence ATGGCTCTTCCGGCATTGTTGCGCAATTCGCTTTCCATTCCCGTCGTGGGCGCGCCGCTTTTCATCGTCTCCAGCCCCGATCTCGTGATCGAGCAGTGCAAGGCGGGCATCGTGGGAGCTTTCCCGGCATTGAATGCCCGGCCGAAGGAGATGCTGGAAGAGTGGCTGAAGCGGATCACCGGCGAGCTCGGCGACTACAAGGCCAGGCATCCTGACCGCAAGGTCGCGCCGTTTGCGGTGAACCAGATCGTGCACAGCTCCAACGACCGGCTGCAGCACGACGTCGAGCTCTGCGAGAAGTACAAGGTGCCGATCCAAATCACCTCGCTGCGCGCGCCGGACGATGTCGTGAAGTCGGCGCGGCGCTACGGCTGCCTGGTGTTCCACGACGTGACCAATGTGGCGCACGCCAAGCGCGCGCTGCAGGCGGGCGTCGACGGCCTGATCCTCGTCTGCGCCGGCGCCGGCGGCCATGCCGGGCGGCTGTCGCCCTTCGCGCTGGTGGCGGAAGTGCGCCAGTTCTACGACGGCTGCCTGCTGCTCTCGGGCTCGATCGCCAATGGCGCCTCGGTGCTGGCCGCCCAGGCGATCGGCGCCGACCTCGCCTATATCGGCACGCGCTTCATCGCCAGCAAGGAAGCCGCGGCATCGCCGGAGAACAAGCAGTGCATCATCGAGTCGAGCGGCGAGGAGATCGTCTACACCAACCTCTTCACCGGCGTGCACGGCAACTACCTGAAGCGCAGCATCGCCGCCGCCGGGCTCGACCCGGACGCCCTGCCGGAAGCCGACAAGAGCAAGATGAACTTCGGCTCGGGCGGCAACATGAAGACCAAGGCCTGGCGAGACATCTGGGGCGCGGGCCAGGGCGTTGGCCAGATCCACGATGCCCCGCCGGCGGGCGAGATCGTGGCGCGGCTGAAGGCGGAGTATGAAGCTGCACGGGCCGCGCTGTTCGCCGGCGAGACGGTGCCGACGAGCTTCAGGCAGGCGGCGGAGTGA
- a CDS encoding dienelactone hydrolase family protein gives MIKLDGPSHGPEAGGKPGHLVVLLHGYGADGNDLIGLAPVLAPLMPDAVFHAPNAPYRCEGNPMGYQWFGISRLDPQIAAAGVRAAAPFVDAFLDETMATYGLDESKTALVGFSQGTMMALHVGLRRARQLAGIVGFSGMLAAPDALGAEIRTRPPVLLLHGDSDEMLPHMLTERAADALRQNGVPVRVHIARGVGHGIDQTGLSQAAVFLLDALKLPLPQQGR, from the coding sequence ATGATCAAGCTCGACGGGCCGAGCCACGGGCCGGAAGCCGGTGGCAAGCCCGGCCATCTGGTCGTGCTGCTGCACGGCTATGGCGCCGACGGCAACGACCTGATCGGGCTGGCGCCAGTGCTCGCGCCCTTGATGCCCGACGCGGTCTTCCATGCGCCCAATGCGCCCTATCGCTGCGAGGGCAATCCGATGGGCTACCAGTGGTTCGGCATTTCCCGGCTCGATCCACAGATCGCGGCGGCCGGCGTGCGGGCCGCCGCGCCCTTCGTCGATGCCTTCCTCGACGAGACGATGGCGACGTACGGGCTCGACGAGAGCAAGACGGCGCTGGTGGGCTTCAGCCAGGGAACGATGATGGCGCTGCATGTCGGCCTGCGTCGAGCCAGGCAGCTCGCGGGCATCGTCGGCTTCTCCGGCATGCTGGCCGCGCCCGACGCGCTGGGCGCGGAGATCAGGACGCGGCCGCCGGTGCTGCTGCTGCACGGCGACAGCGACGAGATGCTGCCGCATATGCTGACCGAGCGGGCGGCGGACGCGTTGCGCCAGAACGGTGTGCCGGTGCGCGTGCATATTGCGCGCGGCGTCGGGCATGGCATCGACCAGACCGGCCTCTCGCAGGCCGCCGTCTTCCTGCTCGACGCCCTCAAGCTGCCGCTGCCTCAACAAGGACGCTGA
- the gluQRS gene encoding tRNA glutamyl-Q(34) synthetase GluQRS, giving the protein MEIVTRFAPSPTGELHLGSAYSAWIGWHRAREAGGRFLVRIEDIDIRRCRRDYERSILADLEWLGLRWDGAVRRQSEHFADYGRVLDKLDAQGLIYPCFCSRADIARELAASAAAPHASSHGPDGPLYPGTCRHLSAPERRSRLAAGEEHCLRLDAAKAGSLVGHYHFIDETRGRLEGRPLLLGDFVIARKDTPTSYHLAVTVDDHLQGITLVTRGEDVLPSTHVHVLLQKLLGYETPLYAHHKLLTDASGRRFAKRDRDMTIRAMREAGLTPQQVIDGARRAAGS; this is encoded by the coding sequence ATGGAGATCGTCACGCGCTTTGCCCCCAGCCCGACCGGCGAGCTGCATCTCGGTTCGGCCTACTCCGCCTGGATCGGCTGGCACCGGGCGCGCGAGGCCGGGGGGCGCTTCCTGGTGCGCATCGAGGATATCGACATCCGTCGCTGCCGGCGCGACTACGAGCGCTCGATCCTCGCCGACCTCGAATGGCTGGGCCTTCGCTGGGACGGCGCGGTGCGGCGCCAGTCGGAGCATTTCGCGGACTATGGCCGCGTGCTCGACAAGCTCGATGCCCAGGGGCTCATCTATCCCTGCTTCTGCTCCCGTGCCGACATCGCGCGCGAGCTGGCGGCGTCGGCGGCGGCACCGCACGCCTCATCCCATGGACCGGACGGCCCTCTCTATCCCGGCACCTGCCGCCACTTGAGCGCACCGGAACGACGATCCCGATTGGCAGCGGGCGAAGAGCATTGCCTGCGGCTCGACGCGGCGAAGGCGGGGTCGCTGGTCGGCCACTACCACTTCATCGACGAGACGCGCGGTCGCCTCGAAGGCCGGCCGCTGCTGCTGGGCGACTTTGTCATCGCCCGCAAGGACACGCCGACCAGCTACCACCTTGCCGTCACGGTCGACGATCATCTGCAGGGCATCACGCTGGTGACCCGCGGCGAGGACGTGCTGCCCTCGACGCACGTCCATGTCCTGCTGCAGAAACTCCTGGGGTACGAGACGCCGCTCTACGCCCATCACAAGCTCCTGACCGACGCGAGCGGCCGCCGGTTTGCCAAGCGCGATCGCGACATGACGATCCGGGCCATGCGCGAAGCCGGACTGACGCCGCAACAGGTGATCGACGGGGCGCGCCGCGCCGCCGGTTCCTAG
- a CDS encoding SRPBCC family protein — MDRKEELAVGRRLLGHIDGRTTDLADDLFRNKVIAYSCRERARLERERLFRDHPIFMALGTRLARPGDYLTEDLAGLPVLLARGTDGTVRAFANICRHRGAPVAQGCGNARAFACPYHGWTYDLTGRLLGTTDKVAFAGLDLASHGLVPLPAAEKHGMIFVRPKPPRPGEVGAIDVDATLGVMAADMDALELDSYPIFSVDRITPRINWKFAIDTFLEGYHIPHLHRKTIGPYFIGNCGTFDAAGANGRMCVARTSIDAVRTLPEAERNYRPHVISVYQLFPNTIVIWQVDHIEIWRAFPHRDDPGRCDVEMTIYKPADSDRPDSYWEKNRDIAIRTVMEEDFPLGERMQVGFESGATDEVIYGRNEPSLVHFHRSIRAALGVAA, encoded by the coding sequence ATGGACCGCAAGGAAGAACTGGCCGTCGGGCGGCGGCTGCTCGGCCATATCGACGGCCGTACGACCGATCTGGCGGACGATCTGTTCCGCAACAAGGTGATCGCCTATTCCTGCCGCGAGCGCGCCAGGCTCGAGCGCGAGCGGCTGTTTCGCGACCACCCGATCTTCATGGCGCTCGGCACCCGGCTCGCCAGGCCCGGCGACTATCTCACCGAGGATCTGGCCGGCCTTCCCGTGCTGCTGGCGCGGGGAACGGACGGCACGGTGAGGGCCTTCGCCAATATCTGTCGTCATCGCGGCGCGCCGGTGGCGCAGGGCTGCGGCAACGCGCGGGCCTTCGCCTGCCCCTATCACGGCTGGACCTACGACCTCACCGGCAGGCTGCTGGGCACCACCGACAAGGTGGCGTTCGCCGGACTCGATCTCGCAAGCCACGGGCTCGTCCCGCTGCCTGCAGCCGAGAAGCACGGCATGATCTTCGTGCGACCGAAGCCTCCCCGGCCGGGCGAGGTCGGGGCCATCGATGTGGATGCGACGCTGGGCGTCATGGCCGCCGACATGGATGCGCTCGAGCTCGACAGCTACCCGATATTCTCGGTCGACCGCATCACGCCGCGCATCAACTGGAAGTTCGCCATCGACACCTTCCTCGAGGGCTATCACATCCCGCATCTGCACCGTAAGACGATCGGCCCGTACTTCATCGGCAATTGCGGGACCTTCGACGCCGCCGGCGCCAACGGTCGCATGTGCGTGGCCCGGACGTCGATCGACGCCGTGCGGACGCTGCCCGAGGCGGAGCGCAACTACCGGCCGCACGTCATTTCGGTCTACCAGCTCTTCCCCAACACCATCGTGATCTGGCAAGTGGATCACATCGAGATCTGGCGCGCTTTCCCGCATCGCGACGATCCGGGCCGCTGCGACGTCGAGATGACGATCTACAAGCCCGCCGACTCGGACCGGCCCGATTCCTACTGGGAGAAGAATCGCGACATCGCGATCCGCACGGTGATGGAGGAGGACTTCCCTTTGGGCGAGCGCATGCAGGTCGGCTTCGAATCGGGGGCGACCGACGAGGTGATCTACGGCCGCAACGAGCCGTCGCTGGTCCATTTCCATCGTTCGATCCGGGCGGCGCTCGGCGTCGCGGCCTGA
- a CDS encoding adenylate/guanylate cyclase domain-containing protein, with amino-acid sequence MADTVPRTARLQGLALVPLVALLLAGLPLAVWLDLRNLSERALRLQAGDLNSVITSVRAYYANNVVARVLETPGHSAVVHNYRDIPGAIPSPPTLSLELGRVIGEQQSNISYRFVSDYPFRERPPHELDAFEKAALLSLRRNPEQTISDVSWSGLSGRVRLVSPVVMDEPCVACHNSHPQSPKRDWMVGDVRGIQEVVIDASMASNIFAFKYLLGYFVLMAALGMGFIAMQRRLIFTIEGMNHRLETANEALANVAGKISRYLAPQVCSSIFSGRKDVTVQTERKKLTIFFSDIKDFTATTERLQPEEITGLLNEYFTEMSAIAARHGGTLNKFVGDAILIFFGDPETRGTADDAKACLAMAIDMQRRMAELNAEWRRRGIEQPFRIRMGINTGYCDVGNFGSQDRMDYTIIGAEANLAQRLQSIAEPGHIVLSYETYTLVRDMVTAHALPPIAMKGIHRQIMPYTIDAMVDATGTEIEKFSDHTAGLDFYLDPSAVDAAAAGRIRGLLQDAIIALDRRSRPPAA; translated from the coding sequence ATGGCAGACACCGTTCCTCGGACCGCGAGACTGCAGGGGCTGGCGCTCGTGCCGCTGGTCGCCCTCCTCCTGGCCGGCCTGCCATTGGCCGTCTGGCTCGATCTGAGGAACCTCTCCGAACGCGCGCTGCGCCTGCAGGCGGGTGACCTCAACTCGGTCATCACCAGCGTGCGCGCCTACTATGCCAACAATGTGGTCGCCCGCGTCCTGGAAACGCCCGGGCACAGCGCGGTGGTGCACAACTACCGGGACATTCCCGGCGCGATTCCCAGCCCGCCGACGCTTTCGCTCGAACTCGGGCGTGTCATCGGTGAGCAGCAGTCGAACATCTCGTATCGCTTCGTGTCCGACTACCCGTTTCGGGAGCGTCCGCCACACGAACTCGATGCCTTCGAGAAAGCAGCGCTCCTGAGCCTGCGCCGCAATCCCGAACAGACCATCAGCGATGTCTCGTGGTCCGGTTTGAGCGGCAGGGTACGACTCGTCTCACCTGTCGTCATGGACGAGCCCTGCGTGGCCTGCCACAACAGCCATCCCCAGAGTCCGAAGCGCGATTGGATGGTCGGCGATGTGCGCGGCATCCAGGAGGTCGTCATCGACGCGTCGATGGCGTCGAATATCTTCGCGTTCAAGTACCTGCTGGGCTACTTCGTCCTCATGGCCGCATTGGGAATGGGCTTCATCGCCATGCAGCGGCGGCTCATCTTCACCATCGAGGGCATGAACCACAGGCTCGAGACCGCCAACGAGGCGTTGGCCAACGTGGCGGGCAAGATTTCGCGTTACCTCGCACCCCAGGTCTGTTCGAGCATCTTCAGCGGCCGAAAGGACGTGACGGTCCAGACCGAGCGCAAGAAGCTCACCATCTTCTTCTCCGACATCAAGGACTTCACCGCCACCACGGAGCGCCTGCAGCCGGAGGAGATCACCGGCCTCCTGAACGAGTATTTCACCGAGATGTCGGCCATCGCCGCCAGGCACGGCGGCACCCTCAACAAGTTCGTCGGCGACGCGATCCTGATCTTCTTCGGCGATCCCGAGACCAGGGGAACGGCCGACGACGCCAAGGCGTGCCTTGCCATGGCGATCGATATGCAGCGGCGCATGGCCGAGCTGAACGCCGAGTGGCGCCGGCGCGGCATCGAGCAGCCGTTCCGGATCCGCATGGGCATCAACACCGGCTACTGCGACGTCGGGAATTTCGGCAGCCAGGATCGCATGGACTACACGATCATAGGCGCCGAGGCGAATCTTGCGCAGCGCCTTCAATCGATCGCCGAGCCGGGTCACATCGTTCTGAGCTACGAGACCTACACGCTGGTGCGCGACATGGTGACCGCCCATGCCCTGCCGCCGATCGCAATGAAGGGCATTCACCGCCAGATCATGCCCTACACGATCGACGCCATGGTCGATGCGACCGGCACCGAGATCGAGAAATTCAGCGATCACACGGCCGGCCTCGATTTCTACCTCGATCCGAGCGCCGTCGATGCCGCCGCGGCCGGGCGCATTCGCGGTCTCCTGCAGGATGCGATCATCGCCCTCGACCGACGCTCGCGGCCGCCCGCCGCCTAG
- a CDS encoding DNA-3-methyladenine glycosylase 2 family protein, with the protein MAQVILDAANLRKAMRHLAKIDPDFARALKEVGHPQLREVPTGFGGLMRSIVGQQVSVHAARSIWLRLEAAVPSMEPADFLALGDEQLRAVGLSAAKMRYGRSLATDIVEGRIDFAALNELEDEAAIAMLTQAKGIGRWTAEIYLMFAHGRPDIMPGLDLGLVVAAQHLKKLRKRPDAKRLIKMAEAWRPWRSAAALLLWHYRRNMPDWSAREPKALTKPQTKPARPARKQVEAA; encoded by the coding sequence ATGGCTCAGGTAATCCTCGATGCCGCGAACCTCAGGAAGGCGATGCGGCACCTCGCCAAGATCGATCCCGACTTCGCGCGCGCGCTGAAGGAAGTGGGGCATCCCCAGTTGCGGGAGGTGCCGACGGGCTTCGGCGGATTGATGCGCTCGATCGTGGGGCAGCAGGTGTCGGTCCACGCCGCGCGCAGCATCTGGCTGCGGCTCGAGGCGGCGGTGCCGTCGATGGAGCCCGCCGACTTCCTCGCGCTCGGCGACGAGCAGTTGCGCGCTGTCGGCCTCTCTGCCGCCAAGATGAGATACGGCCGCAGCCTCGCCACCGACATCGTCGAGGGCCGCATCGACTTCGCGGCCCTGAACGAGCTGGAAGACGAGGCGGCTATCGCCATGCTCACGCAAGCCAAGGGAATCGGCCGCTGGACGGCGGAGATCTATCTGATGTTCGCGCACGGCCGGCCCGACATCATGCCCGGCCTCGACCTCGGCCTGGTGGTGGCGGCGCAGCATCTCAAGAAGCTGCGCAAGCGGCCCGATGCGAAGCGGCTGATCAAGATGGCCGAGGCCTGGCGCCCGTGGCGCAGCGCGGCGGCGCTGCTGCTCTGGCACTACCGCCGCAACATGCCCGATTGGAGCGCCAGAGAACCCAAGGCGCTCACCAAGCCGCAAACCAAGCCCGCGAGGCCTGCTCGCAAGCAAGTGGAGGCCGCATGA
- a CDS encoding serine hydrolase domain-containing protein, producing the protein MTVEGTCKKGFERVAEAFQKNFAEHGEVGASVCLTVGGETVVDLWGGTADPRTGAPWTRDTVGIVFSCTKGATALCAHVLASRGQLDIDAPVAELWPEFGQRGKEHVTTRMMLDHSSAVPALREKVKDDGPYDWPYMTERLAAEEPFWVPGTRNGYHGFTFGWTVGEMVRRASGRSLGVFFQDEIAKPLGLDFWIGLPEAIEPRVAPIFPYAYKREQAVTPFLRDLADRQSIAALFFFNVGAWRVGGANTRAGHTAEIGAANGITNARGLAGMYAPLAVGGGKLVDARTLARMGEVSMATHDDATLRIPTRFALGFMKSMDNRKRSVGARIFGPDVDSAILGSAAFGHVGAGGSLGFADPAAGLSFGYTMNQMGPGLLMNERGQSLVDAAYLSLGYKNKDAGVWAR; encoded by the coding sequence ATGACTGTCGAAGGAACGTGCAAGAAAGGCTTCGAGCGGGTCGCCGAAGCCTTCCAGAAGAACTTCGCCGAGCACGGCGAGGTGGGCGCCTCCGTCTGCCTGACGGTCGGCGGCGAGACGGTGGTCGATCTGTGGGGCGGCACGGCCGATCCCAGGACCGGGGCGCCATGGACGCGCGATACGGTCGGCATCGTCTTCTCCTGCACCAAGGGGGCGACCGCGCTCTGCGCCCATGTGCTCGCAAGCCGCGGCCAGCTCGATATCGACGCGCCGGTGGCCGAGCTCTGGCCGGAGTTCGGCCAGCGCGGCAAGGAGCATGTCACCACGCGCATGATGCTCGATCACTCGTCGGCGGTGCCGGCGCTGCGTGAGAAGGTGAAGGACGACGGCCCTTACGACTGGCCCTACATGACCGAGCGTCTTGCCGCGGAGGAGCCGTTCTGGGTGCCCGGCACGCGCAACGGCTATCACGGCTTCACCTTCGGCTGGACGGTGGGCGAGATGGTGCGGCGCGCCTCGGGCAGATCGCTGGGCGTATTTTTCCAGGACGAGATCGCCAAGCCGCTCGGCCTCGACTTCTGGATCGGCCTGCCCGAGGCGATCGAGCCGCGCGTGGCGCCGATCTTTCCCTATGCCTACAAGCGCGAGCAGGCGGTGACGCCGTTCCTGCGCGATCTCGCCGATCGCCAGTCGATCGCCGCCCTCTTCTTCTTCAATGTCGGCGCCTGGCGGGTCGGCGGCGCCAATACGCGCGCCGGCCACACCGCCGAGATCGGCGCGGCCAACGGCATCACCAATGCACGCGGGCTCGCCGGCATGTATGCCCCGCTCGCGGTGGGCGGCGGCAAGCTGGTCGATGCCAGGACGCTCGCGCGCATGGGCGAGGTCTCGATGGCGACGCACGACGACGCCACCTTGCGCATTCCGACCCGCTTTGCGCTCGGCTTCATGAAATCGATGGACAATCGCAAGCGCAGCGTGGGCGCCCGGATCTTCGGGCCGGATGTCGACAGCGCGATCCTGGGCAGCGCCGCCTTCGGCCATGTCGGCGCGGGCGGCTCGCTGGGCTTCGCCGACCCCGCCGCCGGCCTCTCCTTCGGCTACACGATGAACCAGATGGGTCCCGGCCTGCTGATGAACGAGCGCGGCCAGTCGCTGGTCGACGCCGCTTACCTCTCGCTCGGCTACAAGAACAAGGACGCCGGCGTCTGGGCCAGGTGA
- a CDS encoding carotenoid oxygenase family protein — MAKAFPTDNPFLKGYYAPVNTEADAGHLHITGEMPKELCGTLYRNGPNPQFAPRGPYHWFGGDGMIHAFHIENGNVSYKNRWVRTPKWELENKEGEGLSGTFGNPMYTDPRVLALGSTIANTNIVWHGGKLLALEEAHAPFSLDPASLMPVGPKDGYETWGDKLCGPFTAHPKLDPKTGEMVFFGYSAKGRFTRDVSVQTVTADGEVTRAEILDGPFPSMIHDFAVTRNWIVVPVFPLTSSMERAMNGKPPFAWEPDKGTHIAFIPRTGTVAEARWVAAPPCYVFHPMNHFETADGKVVIDVMKYDVAPLFPLPDGSPSTKETPPARLFRWSFDLEGHGNTFKEEQLDDRAGEFPRFDERFCMSDYRHGWIVSGNVAAAGTPRHEGITHYDLASGRNVTWNDGPNDRFGEPIFVPRSDAADEGDGWLLSVVFRAEEGRSDLAVFEATDLAKGPIALAHLSSRVPAGFHGNWRPGPL; from the coding sequence ATGGCCAAGGCCTTTCCGACCGACAACCCGTTCCTCAAGGGCTACTACGCGCCGGTGAACACCGAAGCCGATGCCGGCCATCTGCACATCACCGGCGAGATGCCGAAGGAGCTCTGCGGCACGCTCTACCGCAACGGCCCCAATCCGCAGTTCGCGCCGCGCGGGCCGTACCACTGGTTCGGCGGCGACGGCATGATCCACGCCTTCCACATCGAAAACGGCAACGTCTCCTACAAAAACCGCTGGGTGCGCACGCCCAAGTGGGAGCTGGAGAACAAGGAGGGCGAGGGCCTGTCGGGCACTTTCGGCAATCCCATGTACACCGATCCGCGCGTGCTGGCGCTCGGCTCGACCATCGCCAACACCAACATCGTCTGGCACGGCGGCAAGCTTCTGGCGCTCGAGGAGGCGCACGCACCTTTCTCGCTCGATCCGGCGAGCCTGATGCCGGTCGGGCCCAAGGATGGCTACGAGACCTGGGGTGACAAGCTCTGCGGACCGTTCACCGCGCATCCCAAGCTCGATCCGAAGACCGGCGAGATGGTGTTCTTCGGCTATTCGGCCAAGGGCCGCTTCACCAGGGACGTGAGCGTGCAGACCGTCACCGCCGACGGCGAGGTCACGCGCGCCGAGATCCTCGACGGCCCCTTCCCGTCGATGATCCACGACTTCGCCGTGACCCGGAACTGGATCGTCGTGCCCGTCTTCCCGCTCACGAGCTCGATGGAGCGAGCAATGAACGGCAAGCCGCCGTTCGCCTGGGAGCCGGACAAGGGCACGCATATCGCCTTCATTCCCCGCACCGGCACCGTCGCCGAGGCCAGATGGGTCGCCGCACCGCCCTGCTACGTCTTCCATCCGATGAACCATTTCGAGACGGCGGACGGCAAGGTGGTGATCGACGTCATGAAGTACGACGTGGCGCCGCTCTTCCCCCTGCCCGACGGGTCGCCTTCGACGAAGGAAACGCCGCCGGCGCGGCTGTTCCGCTGGAGCTTCGACCTCGAAGGCCACGGCAATACCTTCAAGGAGGAGCAGCTCGACGACCGCGCCGGCGAGTTCCCGCGCTTCGACGAGCGCTTCTGCATGAGCGACTACCGGCACGGCTGGATCGTATCGGGCAACGTGGCGGCGGCCGGCACGCCGCGCCACGAGGGCATCACCCACTACGATCTCGCGAGCGGCCGGAACGTCACCTGGAACGACGGCCCGAACGACCGCTTCGGCGAGCCGATCTTCGTGCCGCGATCGGACGCCGCCGACGAGGGCGACGGCTGGCTGTTGAGCGTGGTCTTCCGCGCCGAGGAAGGCCGCAGCGACCTCGCCGTGTTCGAAGCGACAGACCTCGCCAAGGGTCCGATCGCGCTCGCGCATCTGTCGAGCCGCGTTCCCGCCGGCTTCCACGGCAACTGGCGCCCCGGGCCGCTCTGA
- a CDS encoding YqaA family protein, with amino-acid sequence MLRRLYDWVIRLSRHPKAIVAMGAVAFAESSFFPIPPDVMLIPMVLANRTKAFRIALVCTVCSVLGGLLGYAIGFYFFETVGDWLVRTYGLQDGLEKFRAGFAEWGTWIILIKGLTPIPYKLVTIASGAAHFDLFTFVWASIVTRGLRFFIVAALLWKFGEPIRSFIEERLTFVTWSFLVALVGGFVAFRYLF; translated from the coding sequence ATGCTGCGCCGCCTCTATGATTGGGTGATCCGGCTTTCCCGTCACCCCAAAGCCATCGTCGCCATGGGCGCCGTGGCGTTCGCCGAAAGCTCGTTCTTTCCCATTCCGCCCGACGTGATGCTGATCCCGATGGTGCTGGCCAACCGCACCAAGGCGTTCAGGATCGCGCTGGTCTGCACCGTCTGCTCCGTGCTGGGCGGGCTGCTGGGCTATGCGATCGGCTTCTATTTCTTCGAGACGGTCGGCGACTGGCTGGTCAGGACCTACGGCCTGCAGGACGGCCTCGAGAAGTTCCGCGCCGGCTTCGCCGAATGGGGCACCTGGATCATCCTGATCAAGGGCCTGACGCCCATTCCTTACAAGCTCGTGACGATCGCCTCGGGCGCGGCGCATTTCGACCTTTTCACTTTCGTGTGGGCGTCCATCGTGACGCGTGGCCTGCGGTTCTTTATCGTGGCAGCCTTGCTGTGGAAGTTCGGCGAGCCGATCCGCAGCTTCATCGAGGAACGACTGACGTTCGTGACATGGTCCTTCCTGGTGGCGCTGGTGGGCGGGTTCGTCGCCTTCCGCTATCTCTTCTGA